Proteins encoded together in one Planctopirus ephydatiae window:
- a CDS encoding NAD(P)/FAD-dependent oxidoreductase has translation MTERVVIIGSGPAGWSAAIYAARASLEPLVFEGAISEENRIRGTLPLGQLALTTEVENYAGFPAANLTQFLETALPKERRQYMAPHSGHGVTGPELMELMRAQSVNFGTRIITADIVSADLSKRPFVLKTSDDTVVEAHSLIIATGARANYLGLPSEDRFKNHGVSACAVCDGALPRFRNKPLVVVGGGDSAMEEATYLSKFASKVHLVHRRDEFRASKIMAARVLDNPKIQVEWSSAVTEVLGDDQHGVTGVRLKSLKDDSERTLEAAGMFCAIGHTPNTDFLAGQIETDDKGYVVYKTPFRTETSVEGVFAAGDVADSYYRQAITSAGTGCMSALDAERWLASRGIH, from the coding sequence GTGACAGAACGAGTTGTCATTATCGGTTCCGGCCCGGCAGGATGGTCAGCAGCAATTTATGCAGCACGAGCCAGTCTCGAACCCCTGGTATTCGAAGGTGCTATCTCCGAAGAAAATCGTATTCGTGGTACTCTGCCACTGGGTCAACTCGCTCTCACAACCGAAGTTGAAAATTATGCCGGCTTTCCTGCAGCCAATCTCACACAATTTCTGGAGACGGCACTTCCCAAAGAGCGTCGGCAGTACATGGCACCCCACTCAGGCCATGGAGTGACCGGGCCCGAACTGATGGAACTGATGCGTGCCCAGTCAGTGAACTTTGGAACGAGGATTATCACGGCAGATATCGTTTCCGCTGATCTTTCAAAGCGACCATTTGTTCTGAAAACTTCTGACGATACGGTTGTTGAAGCCCATTCGCTGATCATTGCGACTGGTGCCCGCGCCAACTATCTGGGCCTGCCCAGCGAAGATCGCTTTAAAAATCATGGGGTCTCGGCCTGCGCCGTTTGCGATGGAGCTCTACCGCGCTTCCGCAACAAACCACTGGTGGTTGTTGGTGGTGGTGACAGTGCCATGGAAGAAGCGACTTACCTCTCCAAGTTTGCGTCGAAGGTTCATCTCGTTCATCGTCGCGATGAATTCCGTGCCAGCAAAATCATGGCGGCCCGTGTGCTGGACAATCCTAAAATTCAGGTCGAATGGAGCTCTGCCGTCACTGAGGTTCTGGGGGATGACCAGCACGGTGTCACTGGTGTGCGGCTGAAGAGTCTCAAAGATGATTCTGAGCGAACACTTGAGGCAGCCGGTATGTTCTGCGCCATCGGCCATACGCCCAATACAGATTTTCTTGCCGGGCAGATTGAAACGGACGACAAAGGTTACGTTGTCTACAAGACGCCGTTCCGCACAGAAACCTCCGTCGAAGGTGTGTTTGCCGCTGGTGATGTCGCCGACAGCTACTATCGCCAGGCGATCACCTCAGCCGGCACGGGTTGCATGTCGGCACTCGATGCCGAACGCTGGCTGGCCAGTCGGGGAATCCACTAG